In one Bactrocera tryoni isolate S06 chromosome 5, CSIRO_BtryS06_freeze2, whole genome shotgun sequence genomic region, the following are encoded:
- the LOC120777646 gene encoding uncharacterized protein LOC120777646: protein MANKKRFPFLKIFFDIIAKDSNINHTCPYNHDIIVKNLVLRDDMFGRLPVPAGEYLFKLMVGAYNEWKADVKAYFSIRLNKKER, encoded by the exons ATGGCGAACAAGAAACGTTTTCCTTTTCTAAAGATATTCTTTGACATTATAGCGAAAGACTCGAACATTAATCACACCTGTCCCTACAAC CATGACATAATCGTCAAAAATCTAGTTTTGCGGGACGATATGTTCGGACGATTGCCGGTGCCAGCGGGAGAGTATTTGTTTAAGTTAATGGTGGGCGCCTACAACGAATGGAAAGCTGATGTGAAGGCCTACTTCTCCATTAGACTCAATAAAAAAGAGCGTTAA
- the LOC120777544 gene encoding uncharacterized protein LOC120777544, whose amino-acid sequence METSRKFRWLVFIYLFISSGFVDTFTKLTNINCKTLDKPFADFKSCRLHVPKRGEIALSLHVRLFQLPVNNVSVNLAFFKKASGYRPFLYNVTVDFCGYMANKKRYPFLNIFHGAFLTKSNINHTCPYNHDIIIQNLILRDDMFGRLPVPAGEYMTKLMVGAYNEWKADVKAYFTIKLNKE is encoded by the exons ATGGAGACCTCCAGGAAGTTTCGTTGGCTCGTGTTTATATATCTGTTCATTTCAAGTGGGTTTGTTGatacttttacaaaattaaccAACATCAACTGCAAAACGCTGGATAAGCCTTTCGCCGATTTCAAGAGTTGTCGCCTGCATGTGCCGAAAAGGGGAGAGATCGCATTATCCTTGCATGTTCGGCTCTTTCAGTTACCAGTTAATAATGTCAGT GTAAACCTTGCATTTTTCAAGAAAGCCAGTGGTTACCGTCCATTTTTGTACAATGTTACCGTCGATTTTTGTGGTTACATGGCGAACAAGAAACGTTATCCTTTCCTTAATATATTCCATGGTGCCTTCCTGACGAAGTCCAACATTAACCACACCTGTCCCTATAAC CATGACATAATCATTCAAAATCTAATATTGCGGGATGATATGTTCGGGCGGCTACCGGTGCCAGCGGGAGAGTATATGACTAAGTTGATGGTGGGAGCCTACAACGAATGGAAGGCTGATGTGAAGGCTTACTTCACAATAAAACTCAATAAAGAGTAG